Proteins found in one Pontibacter sp. SGAir0037 genomic segment:
- the rimK gene encoding 30S ribosomal protein S6--L-glutamate ligase: MKIAILSRNPKLYSTRRLVEAAQQRGHEAIVLDHLRCDLVIEQGNPHILYKGERLSGIDAVIPRIGASVTFYGTAVVRQFAMMKVKSAVDSQAILRSRDKLRSLQILSRAGLGMPKTAFTNYSKNTAELVKEVGGAPLVIKLLEGTQGLGVVLAETKKAAESVIEAFHNLKARIIVQEFIAEAGGADIRAFVVNGEVVGAMKRQGKEGEFRSNLHRGGNASLIKLTRQEKAAALLAAKSLGLGIAGVDMLQSKRGPLILEVNSSPGLEGIEKATNKDIAGKVIKYVEDLVQKKTTKKMTE, encoded by the coding sequence ATGAAAATAGCCATTCTCTCCCGTAATCCCAAGCTGTACTCTACAAGGCGATTAGTAGAGGCGGCACAACAGCGGGGGCATGAGGCCATCGTACTCGACCACTTGCGCTGCGACTTGGTAATAGAGCAAGGTAACCCGCATATTCTTTATAAAGGAGAGAGGCTAAGCGGAATTGATGCTGTTATACCTCGTATAGGTGCTTCGGTTACGTTTTACGGAACGGCGGTAGTACGGCAGTTTGCCATGATGAAAGTAAAAAGCGCGGTAGACTCTCAGGCTATTCTGCGCTCCCGCGATAAGCTGCGCAGCCTTCAGATCTTGTCAAGAGCAGGGTTGGGTATGCCTAAAACCGCTTTTACCAATTACTCTAAAAACACGGCTGAACTGGTGAAAGAAGTAGGTGGTGCTCCGCTGGTGATAAAGTTACTGGAAGGTACGCAAGGCCTCGGAGTAGTGCTGGCCGAAACAAAAAAAGCTGCTGAATCTGTTATTGAGGCATTTCATAACCTGAAGGCGCGCATTATTGTGCAGGAATTTATAGCCGAAGCGGGCGGTGCCGACATTCGTGCTTTTGTGGTAAATGGCGAGGTGGTGGGAGCCATGAAGCGGCAAGGAAAAGAAGGTGAATTCCGCTCTAACCTGCATCGTGGCGGCAATGCCAGCCTGATTAAGCTTACCCGGCAGGAGAAAGCGGCGGCACTGCTGGCCGCTAAATCTTTGGGCCTAGGTATTGCAGGCGTAGATATGCTGCAGTCGAAAAGAGGACCGCTTATACTGGAGGTAAACTCTTCTCCGGGGCTCGAAGGAATTGAAAAAGCTACAAACAAAGATATTGCCGGAAAGGTGATCAAATATGTGGAAGACCTGGTGCAGAAGAAGACCACCAAGAAAATGACCGAGTAA
- a CDS encoding M28 family peptidase: protein MKNRLNTLAVLLFFTVILYRCDSSERGSNGQATVEVEKPVVEAPAFNADSAYQFVEKQVAFGPRVPNTAEHYATGDWLISQLRSYGLEVQVQSFQMRAFNGTMLNLRNIIASYNPKAANRVLLAAHWDTRPFADKAETDQDKPIDGANDGGSGVGILLEVARAMHAAELKPNVGVDIILFDGEDYGQPDNSEFPYQDNTWCLGAQYWSKNKHVPNYRAKYGILLDMVGAEGAKFAREGASMNYAKEVVDKVWRAGNNLGFSEYFIYENAPAITDDHVYVNEWGGVRMIDIIEYNLVSSDGDYFGDYHHRHTDNMDVISRNTLKAVGQTVLHVIYNE from the coding sequence ATGAAGAATAGACTCAACACGCTGGCGGTGCTGCTCTTCTTTACTGTTATTCTCTACCGTTGCGATTCGTCTGAGAGAGGTAGTAACGGGCAGGCAACAGTCGAAGTAGAGAAACCCGTTGTAGAGGCTCCTGCCTTTAATGCTGATTCTGCCTATCAGTTTGTGGAAAAGCAAGTGGCCTTTGGCCCTCGTGTTCCTAACACAGCAGAACATTATGCCACAGGCGACTGGCTTATCAGCCAACTGAGAAGCTATGGCCTGGAAGTACAGGTGCAAAGCTTCCAGATGCGGGCCTTTAACGGCACCATGCTGAACCTGCGCAATATTATTGCCAGCTATAACCCAAAAGCTGCCAACCGTGTGTTACTGGCAGCCCACTGGGATACGCGTCCTTTTGCCGATAAAGCAGAAACAGATCAGGATAAACCAATAGACGGAGCTAACGACGGAGGCAGTGGTGTAGGCATATTGCTTGAAGTGGCGCGTGCCATGCATGCTGCTGAGCTTAAACCCAATGTTGGTGTTGATATTATTCTTTTTGATGGAGAAGACTATGGCCAGCCGGATAATAGCGAATTCCCTTACCAGGATAACACCTGGTGCCTTGGAGCACAATACTGGAGTAAAAACAAGCATGTGCCAAACTACAGGGCCAAATACGGCATTCTGTTAGATATGGTGGGAGCCGAGGGCGCTAAGTTTGCCCGTGAAGGAGCCTCTATGAATTATGCCAAAGAGGTGGTGGATAAGGTGTGGAGAGCAGGCAATAACCTGGGCTTTTCTGAATATTTTATTTACGAAAATGCTCCGGCTATAACCGACGACCATGTGTATGTAAACGAGTGGGGCGGTGTTCGCATGATCGATATTATCGAGTACAATTTAGTGTCTTCTGACGGCGACTACTTTGGCGACTATCATCACAGGCATACAGATAACATGGATGTTATCAGCCGCAACACTCTTAAGGCAGTGGGGCAGACAGTGCTGCATGTTATTTATAACGAATAG
- the nusA gene encoding transcription termination factor NusA: protein MNSSVLIESFAEFAKFKNIDRPTMMRILEDVFRTMIRKKWGTDENFDIILNVEKGDLEIWRNREIVDDNSEDIWDHDKISLSEAQKIEPDFEVGEEVSEEIQLEDFGRRAVLTARQTLIQRIKDMEKELLFQKYKDLVGEIISGEVYQVWNREVLLLDQEENELLIPKGEQIPKDRYRKGDVVRAVVQRVEIVNGNPKIILSRTAPAFLERLFENEVPEIFDGLIAIKKIVREPGERAKVAVESFDDRIDPVGACVGMKGSRIHSIVRELENENIDVINYTDNLELYIQRALSPAKISSMKIDDENGRVSVFLKPDQVSLAIGKGGQNIKLASKLVDMEIDVFRESESYEEDISLEEFTDEIEDWVIAELRRIGLDTAKSVLAVSKEDLLRRTELEEETIDDVLSILREELEEEDNQ, encoded by the coding sequence ATGAATAGTTCAGTCCTGATCGAGTCGTTCGCTGAATTTGCGAAATTCAAGAACATAGACCGCCCAACCATGATGCGTATCCTGGAGGATGTATTCCGCACCATGATCCGCAAAAAGTGGGGTACTGACGAGAACTTTGACATCATCCTGAACGTGGAGAAGGGTGACCTGGAAATCTGGCGTAACCGTGAAATTGTAGACGATAACTCAGAAGATATCTGGGATCATGACAAGATCAGCCTGTCTGAAGCTCAGAAAATTGAGCCTGACTTTGAGGTAGGTGAAGAAGTATCGGAAGAGATACAGCTGGAAGACTTTGGCCGCCGTGCTGTACTTACTGCCCGCCAGACCCTGATCCAGCGCATCAAGGATATGGAGAAGGAACTGCTGTTCCAGAAGTACAAAGACCTGGTAGGTGAGATTATCTCCGGCGAAGTGTACCAGGTGTGGAACCGCGAAGTGTTGTTACTGGATCAGGAAGAAAACGAGCTGCTTATCCCAAAAGGAGAGCAGATACCAAAAGACCGTTACCGCAAAGGCGATGTGGTACGTGCCGTAGTACAGCGTGTGGAGATTGTGAACGGAAACCCGAAGATCATTCTGTCGCGCACCGCACCGGCCTTTTTAGAGCGCCTGTTCGAAAACGAAGTGCCTGAAATTTTTGATGGCCTGATCGCTATCAAGAAAATTGTGCGTGAGCCAGGTGAGCGCGCCAAGGTAGCAGTTGAGTCCTTTGATGATCGTATCGACCCTGTTGGTGCCTGCGTAGGTATGAAAGGATCGCGCATCCACAGCATTGTGCGTGAACTGGAAAACGAAAACATAGATGTGATCAACTATACAGATAACCTGGAACTCTACATTCAGCGTGCCCTTAGCCCTGCTAAGATCAGCAGCATGAAAATAGACGATGAAAACGGAAGGGTTTCTGTTTTCCTGAAGCCGGACCAGGTATCACTTGCCATTGGTAAAGGTGGCCAAAACATTAAGCTGGCCAGCAAGTTAGTAGATATGGAGATTGATGTGTTCAGAGAGTCTGAAAGCTATGAAGAAGACATCAGCCTGGAAGAATTTACAGATGAAATTGAAGACTGGGTAATTGCTGAATTGCGCCGCATTGGCCTTGATACGGCGAAAAGCGTACTGGCAGTTTCCAAGGAAGATTTATTGCGCAGAACAGAACTGGAGGAAGAAACGATTGATGATGTGCTCTCTATTCTGCGCGAAGAGTTAGAAGAAGAAGATAACCAATAG
- the rimP gene encoding ribosome maturation factor: MALTAQTIRAMAEASLPDSDLFIVDVAVSDTPVRPKITVLADGEQGITIDQCATISRRINSRIAETFGEEMSYVLEVSSPGVDFPLSQPQQFRRNIGRNLKLKLQDGSEKTGKLEEVTESGINLMEEIKQKGKKASYLPVQVPFEEIVKANVVISFK; encoded by the coding sequence ATGGCACTAACAGCACAAACTATACGCGCAATGGCGGAAGCAAGTCTTCCGGATTCGGATCTGTTTATAGTAGACGTGGCCGTGTCTGACACACCTGTACGCCCGAAGATTACGGTTCTGGCAGATGGTGAGCAAGGCATCACCATTGATCAGTGTGCCACTATCAGCCGCCGCATAAACAGCAGGATAGCAGAAACGTTCGGCGAGGAAATGAGCTATGTACTGGAGGTTAGTTCTCCGGGGGTAGATTTTCCTCTGTCGCAGCCGCAGCAGTTCAGACGCAATATCGGGCGTAACCTGAAACTGAAGCTGCAGGACGGATCAGAAAAAACCGGAAAACTGGAGGAGGTAACGGAGAGCGGCATTAACCTGATGGAGGAAATTAAACAAAAAGGTAAAAAAGCTTCGTATCTGCCGGTGCAGGTACCTTTCGAAGAGATTGTGAAAGCAAATGTTGTAATATCTTTTAAATGA
- a CDS encoding succinylglutamate desuccinylase/aspartoacylase family protein, protein MPESIIINGKSIDRGEKVLTKLVISKLPSGTVIEIPVYVFRSVHDGPVVLLMAGMHGDEVNGIEIVRRMLTKKMLYPLKGTIIAVPILNIYGFLNFSREVPDGKDVNRSFPGSRDGSLASRVAHRFMKEVMPYVDYGVDFHTGGASRTNYPQIRCVMSEPENVELAKAFAAPFILNAPYRQGSLRKEAFKLGKHILVYETGESLRFDEVGIATGIEGTCRLLRHLGMVEAAPAATKETIVCSKDLWIRAKNAGLFRSSIRSGDYIRKNQLIGTITDPYGEMEVKVNSPAAGYIIGVNNMPVVNQGDALVHIGF, encoded by the coding sequence ATGCCCGAATCAATTATTATCAATGGTAAGTCTATAGACAGAGGAGAAAAAGTATTAACAAAGCTGGTCATTTCAAAGCTGCCGAGTGGCACCGTTATCGAAATACCTGTGTATGTTTTCCGTTCGGTGCACGATGGGCCTGTTGTGCTGCTTATGGCAGGTATGCATGGCGATGAGGTGAACGGTATTGAAATTGTGCGGCGTATGCTTACCAAAAAGATGCTGTACCCGCTAAAAGGGACCATTATTGCAGTGCCTATACTTAATATCTATGGTTTCCTGAATTTCTCCAGGGAGGTGCCGGATGGAAAAGATGTTAACCGCAGCTTTCCGGGTAGCAGAGATGGCTCTTTGGCAAGTCGTGTAGCGCATCGTTTCATGAAAGAAGTAATGCCCTATGTAGATTATGGCGTAGACTTTCATACCGGTGGCGCCAGCCGTACAAACTATCCGCAAATCCGCTGTGTGATGAGTGAGCCGGAAAATGTGGAACTGGCAAAAGCCTTTGCGGCTCCCTTTATCTTAAATGCACCTTACCGGCAGGGCTCCTTGCGAAAAGAAGCTTTTAAATTAGGAAAACACATTCTGGTATACGAAACAGGTGAGAGCCTGCGCTTTGATGAAGTAGGCATCGCAACCGGTATAGAAGGCACCTGCCGCTTGCTGCGCCACCTGGGAATGGTTGAAGCAGCTCCTGCAGCTACTAAAGAAACAATTGTGTGTTCAAAAGATCTGTGGATAAGAGCCAAGAACGCAGGTTTATTCAGAAGCAGCATCCGGTCAGGTGATTATATCAGGAAAAACCAATTAATAGGTACCATTACAGATCCTTATGGAGAAATGGAGGTAAAGGTTAACTCACCTGCCGCCGGTTATATTATAGGAGTAAATAACATGCCCGTTGTAAATCAAGGCGATGCTTTGGTGCATATCGGGTTTTAA
- a CDS encoding sorbosone dehydrogenase family protein, producing MKRIFLYVCCGITALALNAGCSSDNKSNNDVAKTGPTENEQAEDTGISLPTGPLDKDLERIKLPQGFRIDYYAKGVENARSMAISPSGIVFVGTRTEDKVYAVVDENRDGKADEVVEIASGLNSPNGVAFKDGDLYVGEINRIIRFRNIEQSFRNKPQFEVVTDTYPSDAHHGWKYIAFGPDGKLYVPVGAPCNICKSDNPVYATITRINEDGTGQEIYAEGVRNSVGFAWHPETEELWFTDNGRDMLGNDVPSDELNRAPQKGLHFGYPYCHQGDISDPEFGNQRNCNEFEKPVQKLGAHVASLGFKFYTGNMFPAKYKNQIIMAQHGSWNRDSKVGYRLMTVTLEGNKAVAYEPFAEGWLEGEDDWGRPVDVVTMRDGSLLVSDDKHNAIYRITYSSNAAATANQ from the coding sequence ATGAAAAGAATATTCTTGTACGTGTGCTGCGGTATAACTGCCTTGGCTCTAAACGCAGGCTGCTCATCCGACAACAAATCGAATAATGATGTAGCTAAAACCGGCCCGACCGAAAATGAGCAGGCAGAAGATACAGGCATCAGCTTACCGACAGGTCCTCTGGATAAAGACCTGGAAAGAATAAAGCTGCCGCAGGGTTTCCGGATAGATTACTATGCCAAAGGTGTTGAAAACGCACGTTCAATGGCTATAAGCCCGTCTGGGATTGTGTTTGTAGGTACGCGTACTGAAGACAAGGTGTATGCTGTGGTGGATGAGAACAGAGACGGAAAAGCAGATGAGGTAGTAGAAATTGCTTCCGGGCTGAACTCACCCAACGGAGTGGCTTTTAAAGATGGGGATTTGTATGTAGGAGAGATCAACCGTATCATTCGTTTCCGTAATATAGAACAGAGTTTTCGCAATAAACCTCAATTTGAAGTAGTAACCGATACGTATCCGAGCGACGCGCACCATGGCTGGAAGTATATAGCCTTTGGCCCTGACGGGAAACTGTATGTGCCTGTTGGTGCGCCTTGTAATATTTGCAAGAGTGATAATCCTGTTTATGCTACCATCACACGCATCAATGAAGATGGTACAGGCCAGGAAATTTATGCAGAAGGTGTGCGTAACTCAGTAGGGTTCGCCTGGCATCCTGAAACAGAAGAGCTTTGGTTTACCGACAACGGCCGCGATATGTTAGGCAATGATGTTCCTTCGGATGAGTTGAACAGAGCACCTCAGAAAGGTTTACATTTTGGTTATCCGTACTGCCACCAGGGCGATATTTCTGATCCGGAATTTGGCAACCAGCGCAACTGTAACGAGTTCGAAAAGCCTGTTCAGAAACTGGGAGCGCACGTTGCCTCTTTAGGCTTTAAGTTTTACACAGGTAACATGTTTCCTGCCAAGTATAAAAATCAGATTATAATGGCACAGCATGGCTCCTGGAACAGAGACAGCAAAGTAGGCTACAGGCTAATGACGGTAACGCTGGAAGGAAACAAAGCCGTGGCTTATGAACCATTTGCCGAAGGCTGGCTGGAGGGCGAAGATGATTGGGGGCGCCCTGTGGACGTGGTAACAATGCGGGATGGTTCTTTGCTGGTGTCAGATGATAAGCACAATGCCATCTACCGGATCACGTACAGTAGTAATGCCGCCGCTACCGCCAATCAGTAG
- the cysS gene encoding cysteine--tRNA ligase, protein MQHKLSLYNTLTRKKEVFEPLHAPFVGMYVCGPTVYGEPHLGHARSAVTFDVLYRYLKQLNYKVRYVKNITDVGHLENDADEGEDKIQKKAKLHHLEPMEVVQYYTNLYQRDIGKLNVLSPDIEPRASGHIIEQIQMIEEILENGMAYIENGSVYFDVPAYHKNHNYGKLSGRIVEDLLNNTRELEGQGEKHSPLDFALWKKASPTHIMRWPSPWGDGFPGWHLECSAMSRKYLGTMFDIHGGGLDLMFPHHECEIAQSQASHNHSDSARYWIHNNMITVNGQKMGKSLGNFINLSDLFSGNHPMLEQAYSPMTIRFFILQAHYRSTLDFSNEALQAARKGYTKLINGLRVLEKLQYSEAEATPDEKLNQELLKLSEDCYRGLNDDLNTARTIASLFNLLKKINSLYLGQLPIDALSRGTFDTIRNTYNELVLDVLGLREEPTGDLENMLDLVLDFYKEAKEAKAYDKVDVIRAELKKQGIVIKDLKTGIDWAYEE, encoded by the coding sequence ATGCAACATAAACTAAGTCTTTATAACACGCTTACACGCAAGAAAGAAGTATTTGAGCCTTTACATGCGCCATTTGTTGGCATGTATGTATGCGGGCCAACAGTGTATGGCGAGCCGCACCTGGGGCATGCCCGTAGTGCTGTTACATTCGATGTGCTGTACCGCTACCTGAAGCAACTTAACTATAAAGTGCGTTATGTAAAAAACATAACTGATGTAGGGCACCTGGAAAACGATGCTGACGAAGGAGAAGACAAAATCCAGAAGAAGGCAAAACTGCACCATCTGGAGCCCATGGAGGTGGTACAGTATTATACTAATCTTTACCAGCGTGATATAGGCAAGCTGAATGTTCTTTCGCCTGATATTGAGCCGCGTGCTTCCGGGCACATTATCGAGCAGATCCAGATGATTGAGGAGATACTGGAAAACGGTATGGCCTATATCGAAAACGGATCGGTTTACTTTGATGTACCGGCTTACCACAAAAACCATAACTACGGAAAGCTTTCGGGGCGTATAGTGGAGGACCTCCTGAATAATACACGTGAGCTGGAGGGGCAGGGAGAGAAGCATTCGCCGCTGGATTTTGCCCTCTGGAAAAAGGCTTCACCAACACATATCATGCGCTGGCCATCGCCCTGGGGAGATGGCTTCCCGGGCTGGCACCTCGAATGCTCTGCCATGAGCCGGAAGTACCTGGGCACTATGTTCGATATTCATGGAGGAGGCCTGGACCTGATGTTCCCGCACCACGAATGTGAAATTGCGCAAAGCCAGGCCAGCCATAACCATTCTGACTCTGCCCGCTACTGGATTCATAATAACATGATTACAGTAAATGGCCAGAAAATGGGCAAATCGCTGGGTAACTTCATTAACCTGAGCGACCTTTTTAGCGGAAATCATCCGATGCTGGAGCAGGCGTATAGTCCTATGACAATACGTTTCTTTATACTGCAGGCACACTACAGAAGCACGCTCGATTTTAGTAATGAAGCTTTGCAGGCTGCGCGGAAAGGCTATACCAAGCTTATAAACGGCCTGCGTGTACTGGAGAAACTGCAGTATTCAGAAGCAGAGGCCACTCCCGATGAAAAGCTGAACCAGGAGCTGCTCAAACTTAGCGAGGATTGCTATCGTGGGTTGAATGACGACCTGAATACAGCCAGAACCATTGCTTCGCTCTTTAACCTGCTTAAAAAGATTAACAGCCTTTACCTGGGGCAGTTGCCGATAGATGCCTTGTCTAGAGGTACTTTCGATACTATCCGCAATACCTATAATGAGCTGGTGCTGGATGTGCTGGGCTTAAGAGAAGAACCGACCGGCGACCTGGAAAATATGCTGGACCTGGTACTCGACTTTTACAAAGAAGCGAAAGAGGCAAAAGCATACGATAAGGTAGATGTTATTCGTGCAGAGCTTAAAAAGCAGGGCATTGTCATTAAAGATCTTAAAACTGGAATAGACTGGGCTTATGAAGAATAG
- a CDS encoding endonuclease/exonuclease/phosphatase family protein, which translates to MAGVFKKVRKWIWVILNIGVVFWVLAGVICLKIPPYQFWPAGFIAFSLPGALLLNLLFLVYWILKRSWLLVLSLMVLVLGWSYYGRQFSIHGGEGAIPDNSKAFQVLSYNVHMFNRHANHDESEREATAEMVDWVATHPADIYCIQEFYNDPSSDVFNAISRIGTRYDKAQYFSAVNSDRRQKGFGVAVFSKYPIVNQGTIHFSESSLNRVAWADINIQGDTVRVYATHLQSMSIKSEDIENTYQSIGDQDAMEKEGRNLARRLRNGFVARGHQVEVLKAHFDDCPYPFIVCGDFNDIPFSYTYQVLRQDLSNAFEEAGSGLGATYNGPIPFLRIDNQFYSQGLKAYEFRTHQEMGLSDHLPIAAKYVLEPNTE; encoded by the coding sequence GTGGCTGGAGTTTTTAAAAAAGTAAGGAAATGGATTTGGGTAATCCTGAACATCGGGGTGGTGTTCTGGGTGCTCGCGGGGGTGATATGCCTGAAAATACCGCCTTACCAGTTCTGGCCTGCCGGTTTTATTGCCTTCTCTTTGCCGGGGGCACTTCTGCTCAATCTTCTTTTTTTAGTTTACTGGATCTTAAAGCGGTCATGGTTGCTGGTACTTTCTTTAATGGTGCTGGTATTAGGCTGGAGCTACTACGGGAGGCAGTTCTCGATACATGGCGGTGAAGGGGCAATACCTGATAACTCTAAAGCCTTTCAGGTATTGAGCTACAATGTGCACATGTTTAACAGGCATGCCAACCACGATGAAAGTGAGCGTGAGGCAACAGCCGAAATGGTAGATTGGGTAGCCACTCATCCTGCCGATATCTACTGCATACAGGAATTTTACAACGACCCAAGCTCTGATGTGTTTAATGCTATCAGCCGGATCGGGACCAGGTATGATAAAGCGCAATATTTTTCAGCAGTGAATTCCGACAGGAGACAGAAGGGATTTGGAGTGGCTGTCTTTTCAAAATATCCCATAGTAAATCAGGGAACAATTCATTTCTCGGAATCCAGCCTTAATCGTGTTGCATGGGCTGATATTAATATACAGGGAGATACGGTACGTGTATATGCGACACACCTGCAGTCGATGAGCATCAAAAGCGAAGACATAGAAAATACGTATCAGTCTATCGGTGACCAGGATGCTATGGAGAAGGAGGGGCGTAATTTAGCCAGGCGTTTAAGAAATGGTTTTGTTGCCAGAGGCCACCAGGTAGAGGTGCTGAAGGCTCACTTTGATGATTGTCCGTATCCTTTTATAGTTTGCGGAGATTTTAACGACATTCCTTTTAGTTATACTTACCAGGTGTTGCGGCAGGATCTGAGCAATGCTTTCGAGGAAGCGGGGAGCGGGCTTGGTGCAACTTATAACGGGCCAATACCTTTTCTCCGGATTGATAACCAGTTTTATAGTCAGGGTTTGAAAGCCTATGAATTCCGAACACACCAGGAAATGGGGCTATCGGATCACCTGCCGATAGCAGCCAAATACGTACTGGAACCAAACACGGAATAG
- a CDS encoding RimK/LysX family protein, which produces MKNKDVKRSDVEKKLIGRREKVSFPELGIEEIEAKIDTGAYTSAIHCSDIHEEVQPDGTKVIALDLLDPSHPQYNHKKLKFSEYDFREIKNSFGDVQERYVITTKIQVFDEVIEAEFSLSDRSDMKYPVLIGRKLLKGRFVVDVSRKNVAFKSRNKQQKKI; this is translated from the coding sequence ATGAAAAACAAGGATGTTAAAAGATCAGACGTTGAAAAGAAGTTAATCGGGAGACGGGAGAAAGTCTCTTTCCCAGAACTCGGAATAGAGGAGATTGAAGCCAAAATTGATACCGGGGCTTATACTTCAGCTATTCATTGCTCTGATATACACGAAGAGGTGCAGCCAGACGGTACAAAAGTAATAGCACTGGATTTGCTCGATCCTTCCCATCCGCAGTACAACCATAAAAAATTAAAATTCTCTGAGTACGATTTCAGGGAAATTAAAAACTCTTTTGGCGATGTGCAGGAACGATACGTTATCACTACTAAAATTCAGGTTTTCGACGAAGTGATAGAAGCAGAGTTTTCGCTTTCGGACCGTAGCGATATGAAATACCCTGTTCTGATTGGCCGGAAGCTCCTGAAAGGCAGGTTTGTGGTAGATGTTTCCCGAAAAAATGTCGCCTTTAAATCAAGAAACAAGCAACAAAAGAAGATATAA